The stretch of DNA aattcaTAACTGGTCTTCTCTGAGtaactgctcttttctttttttccttcaccaccTCGACTGTCAGACCACTGACCGCTGTGGCCACTTTAGCCACCAAGCCGACAGCCCCAGCAATGTTAGCCAAACTTTGCCCTACTGCTGGAGtattctgagctccagcaacaCCTGCcactataggtgcagcagggctagcaacatttgctacacttgccgctataggtgcagcagggctagcaacatttgctacACCTCCTGCGCATATAACAGCCTTCACTCCCAAGGtgagtcctgcagctcctcccaggcCTACAGCGACTGCGCCAATAGcacttacttgctgcaaggtatTGAAAGCAGCCTCACCAGCGCTGGAAGCTTCAGTACCTGCAATGATTCCAACACAACCACCAGAACATCCCCCTACTAGTGCCCCCAGAGCCACTGCAGAGCCTGTTATCCCAAGTGTTGTCCCGGCAAGAAATGCCCCGGCTGCAACTGCTAAAGGGACAGCTGCCCCAAACGTGGCCCCTACAACCACGCCCGTAGCAGCCGCTGCCACCATTATCTTAATTCTCTTCAGCACGTCAGGAGAGAGCGCAGCCTTGATCCTGCATGTCAAAGATTGCTCCCAGCTGCCACCTGCATGCGTCCCTCTGGACTGGTTCCTACATCTGTTGGTCAGAGGGCTGGAAGTGCTTTTCCCGCTAAATTTCTCCTCACTTTCACTTGCCGACTGCCCATCTGCTTCCCCTTGCTCCCTCAtcctttcctgttcttcccTGATGATCGCCTCAGCTTCTTTAAACATTGCATTGGTGTAAAAGCCTTCAGCTGTGTGCTTCACCATGTTGTCCACCTTCATTAacagctcttccacctgcagagtgttaccagtttctttattgttgAATACATGGTATCTGCCTCCACACCTCTCAATCAGAGAGTTTAGCAAGGGATTTCTGGAGTCCCTTAGGTATGTTTCTATATCAAGGCCTTCCAGCTCGTCACCTCTAGTAAACAAAACCACAGTATGATGACGGACAGCATTTTCCCCAAATATCCCTGCCAACTGACAGAGAGCCTGGTTTTCACTGTCTGTGTATCGTCCTAATGGAACCACCAGCAGGAATGCATGTGGACCAGGGGCAGCGACAGCCACACATTTGGTTACTTCATCCAAAATCTGCTCCCCACTGAGGCTAGTGTCCCCGAAACCTGGCACGTCCACGaccaggattttcctttttctcctctctgtgccatcctCCTGGGAATCCTGCTTCTCTGTAAGTTCAGTGGTCCCGTGCTGGCAGATTTTGGTGACAGAGCTGCCACTCATCTTTGACAGGAAATGGCTTCGGCCCAAAATGGTGTTCCCGGAGGCACTCTTGCCTGCTCCTGTATTTCCGATGAGGACTAGTCTGAGTTCCTTATTCCATCGAGTTTcagaattttcattttccattagaagctctcttttctgttcttttccctcTGCATGAAAAATAATGTACAGATCACATCAAGTCAAAAAAACATTGCAAGAATATTAGATGCTATATGATTTCTGCTGCCACCAACTTCTTGAGAGACGGTGAGATCCCAAAGTGGTATTTGGTGCCACGTCAATATTGGTAAGTATTGATCCCAAAGTACTATCCCTGGTTATTTGAGCACTATGTATGCCTGATGCCTCTAGTTTAAGTGGCTTGACACTATTTTGGGGGACTTTTAAAGATATTTCATAGAGGATTTAGACTATCCACACTGTTATTAACTGTTATGTATTTTGGGcctgttgaaataaaatatataaaaagaacTGTTCGAGCTAAGTCGTGGTCCCCGGATTATGTTATCGTACCAAGAGTGACGACATAACACACACTAAATACAAGGACCCACTCATCATAACACTGTCTGAACTATTAACATTGTATTAATTTTGTGTTGTATTGTATGCTATTGTATTATAAAGTATCCTGGTGTAAATCTGGATCCTTGTTCTTCCACGAGGGGGGAAACGATTTCCTAACTTGTTTTCATTCCTTTGTCCAACTATAGTCACACTTTTTAAAGCAGCAAATCAAaatctgcagctggttctcTACTTTGACCATAGGCTGAAAAGCGAAACCAACGTGGAAGTgactttaaaatcaaaatcaaaatcaaataatctttatttatatagcgtcttttacaatcaaaattgtttctaggtgctttccagaatccagagcctgaccccagacaagcacagtggcaaggaaaaactcccctttaacaggaagaaaccttgagcaggaccaggctcatgtagagggaccctcctgctgatgggggggctaggtagacagagagaagaggagagagaggagaggagaggagaggagaggagaggagaggagaggagaggagaggagaggacggaacACATACACatagaaacacatacaaaaatacactatttatacagcggggccggaggtcatcgtgcagctccgaaggcggcaatacctgtaaaagaatacagaagggggggggggggcagaaaaactacacaggaaatagcatcactagtctacttgatgaggtgaggagaggagaggagaggagaggagaggagaggagaggagaggagaggagaggaggaggagaggagaggagaggagaggagaggagaggagaggagaggagaggagaggagaggcaaaggcagcactgaggtccagcagaaccagcataaagaccagtccatgatctgaagctataagaagatcattagtaactttaagaagtgctgtttctgtgctgtggtgagctctaaagcctgactgaaacatctcaaacaggctgttcctctgcaggtgctccagtaactgagtcaccaccaccttctctagaactttagagataaaaggaaggttggatatcggcctataatttgctaacacatcaggatccagtgatggttttttaagcaacggcttaatcactacCACCTTGtgggaccggggtacataacctgtcactaaagaacaattgatctggtccaggatagaactgcctatcaatggtaaaaacatccttcaacaggtgtgttgggatgggatctaaaagacacatggtggacttggatttctgaattagcaatgacgcctcagaaaaatatatagggctgaaggagtttaagggctcgttggagaacctgtatgttcccacagtcggcacatctggtgatggtccagttgttgggatggcctggttagctttttctctgatagaactttatcagtgaagaagctcatgaagtcttcaccactcagggaagaagggatgcgtggatctaaaacactgtgactttggttaatttggccacagtgctgaaaagaaacctggggttgctcttgttttcctcaattaaagaagaagaaataagctgttctagccttgcggagggcctttttataaactaacagtctttccaggctacatgatagctgtctattttacaagaataccacttcctttccagtctttgcgCTTTCTGCTTACGTGCAATACCGCGGATATCCGTTACTCCCTTCATGGTCAATCATGAGACACTCaaattttttatttaatatataattatttatatgaTGGTCCATCAAAAACATTCGAGATTGTCGTTTAGCGTTGCATAAGTTGTTTTACCTGCCCTTTTCCTTCGAAGATTTTTCACTGCGCCGACATGTTTGCTAGTGAATTTAACAGACTCCAATAAACTCATGAAAATACACTagctatttatttatatatgttttcagctaattaagctgtaaagcaaaaacagaaactgtcacattaaGATTAACTCACCACGGAAAGACATGGCTCTGTCTGACTCCAAGAAGATGTTTCTTGTTCAACTCCTTCAAACTTCTGGTTGCGTCTCTTGATGCAGCtaattaagctgtaaaacatAGTTTTGTTTTAGAGTGAATAATCACGGCCCTCTAGTGGTAGAACAGAACTTTTATTAACTGTTCTTGATCTTTTCCCTTTAGTTGATCCATCAGGCGATGGAATCATGatcggtttatttaatctcactaaTCGGTGATCGCCCCCACACTTGTGATCGCATAGAtgccactatattggtggtCGGTACCAAATAGCGCTTTGAGTTCGGCGCTATTGGACCTCGTCCTCAGCGAACGGTCCAcccttctgatcaaaaacagaaactgtcacatgaaagatcttctcaccctcaagagccacgtctttctttcccccccaaaaccgttatttttccaaatcttccaaACTTGTTTTATCTTCTCGGTAcaggtaaagctgcatctcttcgAATTGTTGAGACGTCACCGTTACTTTATACAGAGCGAAGacttactgccatctagcggtggatcacaaacgttatcagagctttaaatttctttaaatttaataacaaaatggcttttatgtgcaattatcaTCAATTTTCTCAATATACATATAGTTGTCCAACAGTTGTAATATTTCAAAATTACACCACTTTACGTATATAGATCTAAAATATGTccctttcaaagaaaaagacaaaacaaaagcagtatGAATAACAATTTTTAACATATCTTGCCCCCCAAATGCAATAGTCATAGTTGCCCTCTGATGTTCACAGTTcttttttatgaagacaaacagaaattGTACATGGTCCTTATggcaaacagaaaatgtcactGCGTCCTTCAcaaaaacttttttaaaattagatatATAACAGATTTCTCtttcaacaaacaacaaatcatAAATGTTGGTATTTTGGTTTGACATTAATAAATCATAACCAGGCCAAGTGTCTCCTCTATAAGTTAGACCACATCTATATTTTGGCAGCCACACATAttagaataaaaatggatttagaCTGAAACAATAGACCAGATACATCATAGTGGGGTCCTGTAAAGGTATCAAGTACTGTAAATGTATCATATTAAAACTATTTATGTTCCAAAGTACCTCAAGTTTATCAAAAATGAGATTTCCTTTTCAATTCaccaaatatgttttttttcacgCCACTGCGCCACTTCTCTGTCGTCACGGTCACCACATCGGATCACCTATGAACAGCTGTACATGAGCCGATCTCTTGGCCTCTGCTCCGAACGTGCTGAAGGGGCGGCGCTATAGTTCAGAGCGTGAGCGGGAGATGCGAGGGCCTTTCCtgatttcctcttctcttcttttctctcctcttctcttcctccctcaggaTCTTCTTGAAAGCTTCGGCAGTGTGAAGCACCTGGGATGAGATGACGTTTGGTGGACAACCCGATTTCATCTGCCATTATGTAGGACCCATATGCTACTCACGTCGTCGCGCTCGGTGCGGTATGGATTCATAAAATCTGGAGTTTTCTCCGTTATTCCCAGCTCCTGTGACATCTGAACACCCAGTCAGAAATataaggaaggggggaaaaaagagaagaaacgtAAAGATGCTGCACGTTTCACTTCCCACACCAGGAGTCAGAACCTATCAatactttgacttggtcatggACGCTATCAGGTCTCCAACTGCTGCCGGCAGCCTTGAAATGAATCTATGCTGTAATTCTCCTGGCGCTTGGCTAATGTCACAGATTAATCATGCCACAGTTTGGCTCATTAACCCGCAGACTGGACAGGGAAAAgcggtttatctgctttgttcttTTGAGTTGCAAAGGTCACAACAAACGGCGGAGAATCGTGGAGACAAACGACACAATTTGTGGCGCTGGTGGCTGTGAAAATGGGGACGCAGTTACAAGACAACAGACTGAAGCAAAAGCTCCAGATGTGAGCCGTGAGGACTTTCTCACatccctgcagcagccacattTTATTGCACTGCCCTGTTATTGCAATTTTCTGTTATATGGCAAAGAAAAATGCATTAAGGTCAACACTTGCAGCTCATTTACACATTATGGTGACACGCCGACGCAATTTAGGTCCTAATACGACGCAAAGATACACAAATGTGTAACTGCTCCCCTGCTATAGATACAGAggtaataaaacaggaaatgtgtatAATAAGGCAAAAAAGCATTGTTTTTCACAGTTGACTGCATCATCATatggtttttttaaacttcaaatgTACAGAAAATTACAAACAAATGTCTGAACACTACACAACCCTTTTGGAATCTTGAGGTTTACCAGGTTCACAAGGAGCAGGCCCAGCTGCAGCCCAGGAGAGGTTACGGTAGCGTGTCCTTACCAGGGTGAGGACATGCTGCTGGTGGGCCCCTCCTGTCAAGACCCCGGTCTGGTTACAGAAATGGAGCCCCCAGCGCAGCAGGCCGCCCCATTCAGAGTTCCGGTCAAAGTAGTGGTGGACGATGCGCGGGAAACGCAATGCAACGTCGCCAAAAAACGCCGTGTTCTCCACCACATGTGAAtaagctgcagagaggagggagaaatggcAAGAGGAAAAAATCTGATGTCACTGAACCAAAGGAACGAGGACGAGGAACATCCTCTCAAcagggagagaggatgagaggtgCACCGGGCGAGTGGGGAGAGTGcagccagcagctggagaaaaaagggacaacagaggatgaaaatgagCCAGACCTTCTTTGATCTTGTCGTCCATCGGGAACGGGTCGTCGGGCTGCATGTTGGCCGCAACCAGGATTGTCTGGAGTCCTCCAACACCTAAAGATCAGCAGAGGAAGGAT from Takifugu flavidus isolate HTHZ2018 chromosome 18, ASM371156v2, whole genome shotgun sequence encodes:
- the LOC130514358 gene encoding coiled-coil domain-containing protein 134-like isoform X2, yielding MQPDDPFPMDDKIKEAYSHVVENTAFFGDVALRFPRIVHHYFDRNSEWGGLLRWGLHFCNQTGVLTGGAHQQHVLTLMSQELGITEKTPDFMNPYRTERDDVLHTAEAFKKILREEEKRREKKRRGNQERPSHLPLTL
- the LOC130514358 gene encoding coiled-coil domain-containing protein 134-like isoform X1; the encoded protein is MQPDDPFPMDDKIKEAYSHVVENTAFFGDVALRFPRIVHHYFDRNSEWGGLLRWGLHFCNQTGVLTGGAHQQHVLTLMSQELGITEKTPDFMNPYRTERDDVLHTAEAFKKILREEEKRRRKEEKRKEIRKGPRISRSRSEL
- the LOC130514341 gene encoding GTPase IMAP family member 5-like isoform X2 — translated: MSFREGKEQKRELLMENENSETRWNKELRLVLIGNTGAGKSASGNTILGRSHFLSKMSGSSVTKICQHGTTELTEKQDSQEDGTERRKRKILVVDVPGFGDTSLSGEQILDEVTKCVAVAAPGPHAFLLVVPLGRYTDSENQALCQLAGIFGENAVRHHTVVLFTRGDELEGLDIETYLRDSRNPLLNSLIERCGGRYHVFNNKETGNTLQVEELLMKVDNMVKHTAEGFYTNAMFKEAEAIIREEQERMREQGEADGQSASESEEKFSGKSTSSPLTNRCRNQSRGTHAGGSWEQSLTCRIKAALSPDVLKRIKIMVAAAATGVVVGATFGAAVPLAVAAGAFLAGTTLGITGSAVALGALVGGCSGGCVGIIAGTEASSAGEAAFNTLQQVSAIGAVAVGLGGAAGLTLGVKAVICAGGVANVASPAAPIAASVAGAQNTPAVGQSLANIAGAVGLVAKVATAVSGLTVEVVKEKKKRAVTQRRPVMNSILKNKYWI
- the LOC130514341 gene encoding GTPase IMAP family member 5-like isoform X1 — translated: MSFREGKEQKRELLMENENSETRWNKELRLVLIGNTGAGKSASGNTILGRSHFLSKMSGSSVTKICQHGTTELTEKQDSQEDGTERRKRKILVVDVPGFGDTSLSGEQILDEVTKCVAVAAPGPHAFLLVVPLGRYTDSENQALCQLAGIFGENAVRHHTVVLFTRGDELEGLDIETYLRDSRNPLLNSLIERCGGRYHVFNNKETGNTLQVEELLMKVDNMVKHTAEGFYTNAMFKEAEAIIREEQERMREQGEADGQSASESEEKFSGKSTSSPLTNRCRNQSRGTHAGGSWEQSLTCRIKAALSPDVLKRIKIMVAAAATGVVVGATFGAAVPLAVAAGAFLAGTTLGITGSAVALGALVGGCSGGCVGIIAGTEASSAGEAAFNTLQQVSAIGAVAVGLGGAAGLTLGVKAVICAGGVANVASPAAPIAASVANVASPAAPIVAGVAGAQNTPAVGQSLANIAGAVGLVAKVATAVSGLTVEVVKEKKKRAVTQRRPVMNSILKNKYWI